A single region of the Salmo salar chromosome ssa16, Ssal_v3.1, whole genome shotgun sequence genome encodes:
- the LOC106573353 gene encoding four-jointed box protein 1-like, protein MRAVSANLLALLLLCTCASVFYVWSRLERDNTGLQLTSRGSAHIGPSPDLSAKTFRALLAVPVAQRLHLGGILDAHNLTGVADQTGSLGIRDYHMNVDNKGSAQRGVPAKLGSPVEGIFWSEWLEDKFPVSFSEEHARAWRGRARGHRIVRLEPGCGRISNQLATFSDRSKACVRYGINADQVQGETLTYYLASLLGITNLPPLILAQLNVDSEQWASVRRRIGGLQWSERAVVSLTQWVANLTGVIIPAPLRQESKGLRPLRGELGNKTTAELLELMQWTDLIILDYLSANFDRLVSNLFSLQWDSRVMERETNNLLRTPRGDLVFIDNEAGLVHGYRVLDMWEKYHSTVLDSVCVFRKRTVQRVIELHRRRDTRTRLLELYRDSEPLSPELGFLSDEHAGVLQSRINRLYKHILHCKVKYHQLGV, encoded by the coding sequence ATGAGGGCTGTATCGGCGAATTTACTTGCACTTCTCTTGCTCTGCACTTGTGCCAGTGTATTCTACGTCTGGAGCAGATTGGAGAGAGACAACACGGGACTACAGTTAACGAGTAGGGGGTCCGCTCACATTGGGCCATCCCCGGACCTCTCTGCTAAAACTTTCCGGGCTTTGCTCGCCGTTCCAGTAGCACAGAGACTGCATTTGGGGGGCATCCTGGATGCCCACAATCTCACTGGTGTTGCGGATCAAACTGGCTCTTTAGGAATCAGAGATTACCATATGAATGTAGATAACAAGGGGTCAGCACAGAGGGGGGTCCCGGCCAAATTGGGCTCTCCGGTTGAGGGGATTTTTTGGAGTGAATGGCTTGAGGATAAGTTTCCCGTCAGCTTCAGTGAGGAACATGCCCGGGCATGGAGAGGGAGAGCCCGGGGACACCGGATTGTCAGACTGGAGCCGGGCTGTGGTAGAATATCCAATCAACTTGCCACTTTTTCGGACCGATCCAAAGCATGCGTGCGTTATGGAATAAACGCGGACCAGGTGCAGGGGGAAACTTTGACTTATTACCTGGCTAGTTTGCTGGGTATTACAAATCTGCCGCCTCTCATCCTCGCCCAGTTGAACGTTGACAGTGAACAATGGGCTTCTGTGAGAAGAAGAATAGGAGGTTTACAGTGGAGTGAGCGGGCCGTGGTCTCACTCACCCAGTGGGTCGCCAACCTGACAGGGGTAATTATACCTGCGCCGCTGCGCCAAGAGAGCAAGGGGCTGCGTCCTCTACGGGGGGAGCTGGGGAACAAGACGACGGCGGAGCTGCTCGAGCTAATGCAGTGGACGGACCTGATAATATTGGACTACCTGTCTGCTAACTTCGACAGGCTCGTTAGCAACCTCTTTAGCCTGCAGTGGGACTCGCGCGTGATGGAGAGGGAGACCAACAACCTGCTCAGAACACCCCGCGGCGACCTGGTTTTCATCGACAACGAGGCAGGGCTTGTGCACGGTTACCGGGTACTGGATATGTGGGAGAAGTACCACAGCACCGTCTtagactcagtgtgtgtgttcagaaagAGGACAGTACAGCGTGTTATAGAACTGCACCGGCGCAGGGACACCAGGACTCGGCTGCTCGAGCTATACAGAGACAGCGAACCTTTGTCTCCGGAATTAGGGTTTCTCTCTGATGAACATGCGGGAGTACTACAGAGTCGAATAAACAGATTATACAAACACATATTGCATTGCAAGGTGAAGTACCACCAGCTGGGCGTTTAG